From Saccopteryx leptura isolate mSacLep1 chromosome 3, mSacLep1_pri_phased_curated, whole genome shotgun sequence, one genomic window encodes:
- the C3H1orf56 gene encoding protein MENT yields the protein MVPAAGALLWALLLSLGTRAAAGAQGPTSTGTQPVSFRFRNPMTHNYRSTLRTGVPPKRKIIMEDEDDVVATADRLAGPAAAELLASTVSTDVSRLRSWEQDEDGSLEEGVVINALKNSTDSEITNSNSASTRPGSQSRFAANIQEPEYRLTTSLPPSTWRSTEHPRLSDTSLTRWSTAGSTPRQPSPTAMPPPEDLRLVLMPWGPWHCHCKSGTMSRTRAGRLQGLSGRLRIGALSQLRTEHRPCTYQQCSCNQSREECPLDSGPCFGTSCTTQTTTKLKSSPSTRASPALAFWRQVRTGLEEIWNSLSSVFTKMQPIERNRR from the exons ATGGTCCCCGCCGCCGGCGCGCTGCTCTGGGCCCTGCTGCTGAGTCTGGGGACCCGGGCGGCGGCGGGGGCCCAAGGTCCAACTTCAACTGGGACACAGCCGGTCAGTTTCCGCTTCAGGAACCCGATGACCCACAACTACCGGTCCACCCTCCGGACCGGTGTTCCCCCGAAGAGGAAGATAATAATGGAGGATGAGGATGACGTCGTGGCCACTGCCGACCGCCTGGCAGGCCCCGCCGCTGCCGAGCTGTTGGCCTCTACGGTGTCTACGGACGTCAGCAGGTTGCGTTCATGGGAGCAAGATGAGGATGGGTCTTTGGAGGAGGGGGTTGTGATTAACGCCCTAAAGAACAGTACCGATTCAGAGATTACCAATTCAAATTCCGCTAGTACAAGACCGGGATCCCAGTCAAGGTTTGCAGCGAATATCCAGGAGCCAGAATACAGGCTGACCACCAGCTTGCCGCCTTCCACCTGGAGATCTACTGAGCACCCGCGGCTCTCTGACACCAGCCTGACCCGGTGGTCCACAGCAGGGTCCACCCCCAGGCAACCCTCACCTACAGCCATGCCACCTCCCGAGGACCTGCGGCTGGTGCTGATGCCCTGGGGCCCGTGGCACTGCCACTGCAAGTCGGGCACCATGAGCCGGACGCGGGCTGGGAGGCTGCAGGGCCTTTCCGGGCGTCTTCGCATTGGGGCACTGAGCCAACTCCGTACAGAGCACCGGCCTTGCACCTACCAGCAATGTTCCTGTAATCAGAGTCGCGAGGAGTGCCCCCTGGATTCAGGCCCGTGTTTTGGCACCAGCTGCACCACTCAGACCACCACCAAACTCAAATCcagccccagcaccagggccagccCAGCTCTTGCTTTTTGGAGGCAGGTGAGGACTGGGCTGGAGGAAATTTGGAACAGCCTTTCTTCAGTGTTCACAAAGATGCAACCA ATAGAGAGAAACCGAAGGTAA
- the CDC42SE1 gene encoding CDC42 small effector protein 1 — protein MSEFWHKLGCCVVEKPQPQKKRRRIDRTMIGEPMNFVHLTHIGAGEMGTGDGLAMTGAVQEQMRSKGNRDRPWSNSRGL, from the exons ATGAGTGAATTTTGGCACAAACTGGGCTGCTGTGTGGTAGAGAAACCCCAGCCG CAGAAGAAGAGGAGACGGATCGACCGGACCATGATTGGGGAACCAATGAATTTTGTCCACCTGACTCACATTGGCGCGGGGGAAATGGGGACCGGAGATGGACTTGCCATG ACAGGTGCAGTTCAGGAGCAGATGAGATCCAAGGGAAACCGAGACAGGCCATGGAGCAATTCTAGGGGCTTGTAG